The Paenalcaligenes faecalis genome has a window encoding:
- a CDS encoding extracellular solute-binding protein — MNTHSLFTPKRLGCALFTAFAGLAFSSTAWSATDIQVWYSLNDQNKKIFEQLVKDFNKQSKDAQVKTKAFDTEADLDAALSLTADKERPQLVQLPEVSGLDDVSTRSYIWPLHQALAKNPVKNARWFLPAENNFMHDARGNLLALPMMAEIPVMYYNVDAFKKAGLTPQQPSRAWLELQEQLVTLANNGSRRCPLTSDQPVSINLENLAAVNKQFYAGADNRAKAGFNFDTMYIRHLSTMISWVRSEIMVHPSEGPQSPKRFESGECAVFLSNSGNLGEFAAQRKLDFSVSGIPYYPQVTATPGNPFVTGSGLWLTKGHSAEHDKASTDFIGWLAQTANAAKWYQDTGFLPLTHEAFNATDASYYSKLGEWRNLVAAYGQKPENTTRGFRVHNYHQIRAIFNTTLENALDGKQSAMTALQTAATEANKLIKQK, encoded by the coding sequence ATGAATACTCATTCTTTATTTACACCTAAGCGTCTAGGTTGTGCATTGTTCACGGCTTTTGCTGGGTTAGCTTTTTCCTCTACAGCCTGGTCAGCCACAGACATTCAGGTTTGGTATAGCTTGAATGATCAGAATAAAAAAATCTTTGAGCAACTGGTTAAAGATTTTAATAAACAAAGTAAAGATGCACAGGTCAAAACCAAAGCATTCGATACCGAAGCCGATTTGGATGCGGCCCTAAGTCTAACGGCCGATAAAGAACGTCCGCAGTTAGTGCAATTGCCAGAGGTATCTGGATTAGATGATGTTTCAACACGCTCTTATATTTGGCCATTGCATCAGGCTTTAGCTAAAAACCCAGTTAAAAATGCACGTTGGTTCCTGCCTGCGGAAAACAACTTTATGCACGACGCCAGAGGCAACCTATTGGCGCTGCCTATGATGGCAGAAATTCCGGTTATGTATTACAACGTAGATGCATTTAAAAAAGCAGGGTTAACGCCACAGCAGCCATCTAGAGCCTGGTTAGAGCTTCAAGAGCAGTTAGTGACTTTGGCTAATAATGGTTCACGTCGTTGTCCGTTGACATCAGATCAACCCGTGTCAATTAACTTAGAAAACTTAGCTGCCGTTAATAAGCAGTTTTATGCTGGCGCTGACAATAGAGCCAAAGCCGGTTTTAACTTTGACACGATGTATATTCGCCACCTTTCAACGATGATTAGTTGGGTGCGAAGTGAAATCATGGTTCATCCCTCTGAGGGGCCACAGTCACCGAAGCGCTTTGAGAGTGGTGAGTGCGCGGTGTTTTTGTCTAACTCCGGTAATCTAGGAGAATTTGCTGCACAACGAAAATTAGATTTTTCAGTCAGCGGTATTCCGTATTACCCACAAGTAACCGCCACACCAGGTAATCCGTTTGTCACTGGCTCTGGCCTGTGGTTAACCAAAGGACACAGTGCTGAGCATGACAAGGCCAGTACGGATTTTATTGGTTGGTTAGCGCAGACAGCTAATGCCGCTAAATGGTACCAGGACACCGGGTTTTTACCTCTGACGCACGAGGCTTTTAATGCAACAGATGCGAGCTACTACAGCAAATTAGGCGAGTGGAGAAACTTGGTTGCTGCTTATGGGCAAAAACCAGAAAACACCACGCGTGGTTTTAGAGTACATAACTACCATCAGATTCGAGCTATTTTTAATACCACTCTTGAAAATGCTTTAGATGGCAAACAGTCCGCCATGACCGCTTTACAAACAGCGGCCACCGAGGCGAATAAACTGATTAAGCAGAAATAA
- a CDS encoding TcpQ domain-containing protein: protein MIKTILGVALLTTTLTACEHTHSWAQTFSFMQPIKKEASQYDFNWRLSGDREVAPLQVFSANNQLWLQFAVEQNIPAIFALENGRHIPLSYKRSDPYIIVSGAWQHLLFRGAALQAQAHYSPPALSSALQSPITEQSDAVASVSVVDATPPPSSLKADGVDDVTLTDTGSLPTHSQPVTAFAVAEIPFSVAPNDGTIRQALKRWAQRDGWVFLDQHWEVEVDFPIVSSALFSAEFNDAVTQLMRSTALGSRPLQACLYSNKVMRVIPLAQQCDPTAVLSHTS, encoded by the coding sequence ATGATCAAGACAATACTAGGGGTAGCGCTATTAACCACAACTTTAACCGCGTGTGAACATACCCACTCGTGGGCGCAGACCTTTTCTTTTATGCAGCCCATAAAAAAAGAGGCATCGCAGTATGATTTTAATTGGCGCCTGTCCGGGGATCGAGAGGTAGCTCCTCTACAAGTCTTTAGTGCCAACAATCAATTGTGGTTACAGTTTGCTGTAGAGCAAAATATCCCAGCTATTTTTGCCTTAGAAAATGGGCGTCATATTCCCCTCAGTTATAAACGCTCTGATCCTTATATTATTGTTTCAGGGGCATGGCAGCATTTATTGTTTAGGGGCGCAGCGTTACAGGCGCAAGCTCATTATAGTCCTCCTGCTTTAAGCTCCGCCTTACAGTCGCCAATCACTGAGCAGTCCGATGCGGTTGCCTCTGTCTCAGTGGTAGATGCCACGCCGCCGCCATCTTCCTTGAAAGCAGATGGTGTAGATGACGTAACTCTCACAGATACAGGGTCTCTTCCTACACACTCTCAGCCAGTGACCGCATTTGCTGTGGCAGAAATTCCTTTTAGTGTGGCTCCTAATGATGGCACGATACGTCAGGCATTAAAGCGTTGGGCACAACGAGATGGCTGGGTCTTTTTGGATCAACACTGGGAGGTCGAAGTCGATTTTCCAATTGTTTCGTCTGCCCTATTTAGTGCTGAGTTTAATGACGCCGTTACGCAGCTTATGCGTAGCACGGCATTGGGTAGTCGACCGCTACAGGCGTGCTTATATAGCAATAAAGTCATGCGAGTTATCCCCCTAGCACAGCAATGCGATCCTACCGCCGTGCTGTCGCATACGTCTTAG